The DNA region CCCATGATCTGGCGGACCCTCTTCAATGCAGCCAGGCTGTGCCCTCCCTGATATACGGTCCTCTGTACCTCCTCGGGGGACAGGCCTTTGGACTCGGCCATATTGCGCGAGACGATGTCCGGATTCAAAAAGATGATGCCGCCTGGAAGCTGTGCGGAAAGGAAGGAAGACTTGCCGGACCCGTTGGGTCCGGCAAAGATAAAGAGTTCACGACGATTCAAAGTCATAGAGCGCATCATCCTCCGGAGTGGCGTATCGTAAAAAGGACCGGGAAAACGTCATGACCTCATCGTTCGTCCTGGGGTAATCAAAATCGATACGATACAGTTTTCTGTCGGGATGGCGTTCATAAACCGTTCCCTTGTCGGGCTCGGGATAATCCGCATAACGGACCCGGAGTCCCAGCTCCAGGATCTTCCTCATACGTTCCCCCGCCCGTCGATGGTCCGCCTCGCGCTCGATGCCGGCACGTACGTCATCCTCGGACGTCGCTTCCCTCAGAAACTCGTAATGGCATCGGTCGTTTCCGTCCCGTTTGCATTCGTAGATTCTTCCATTGGTGCAGCGGTTGAGCACTTTTCCCGAGACCGAATCGTCCACGTAACAGATAGGAAATCCGCAGGCCAGCTGATAGCGCACCGGACTCCAGGGGAAACCGATGGGATAAATGAAGCGGCTGTCGTTACGGATATGCTCGGGGACACTTGCGGACTCCCGGTCGTTCAGCATCCGGACCGGGACATCGCCGTCCCTGAGATAGAGCCTGCCCACATGGCTGTAGCGCCGGATCTCAGGGGTATGGGGCAAAGCAGCAGCTTCCCTCACCGTCAGCATGGCAACAACTCCTTTCTTTATGGCTCTTTCCTCTCTCGTGTTTGGATATGAGGCTTTGCCGTCATTATATCAATCCCGAATCCGGCAGGATCATCAGGAAACTACCGACTCTGCGAGGCGGCGACGGGAACTCCGAAAAGCTGCGCCCACAGCCCCACGCTGCGCTCCTGGATCCGGGGAAGCGAGGTGTCCCGGCACCACCACTGGTTGCCCACCCACAGGAGCAGATCGGGGGAATGAAGGAAAGAGAGCAGGCAGGGCAGGGACAGGTGCCCTTCATGATATCGGACTGAGGGAAAAAATCAAGATAAAAATCGGTCGTGACAATGCTTTATAAAGACAAAAAGGAACAGGGTGAACAAAAAAGGATCGAAAAGGAAAGAAATAGACAAGAAAAGAAAGTCGGGCAAAAAATATCCACCAAAATACTGTATTTTCCATAGAGAGTTTTCCATGCTATAAATATGCTGTAAAAGAGAAAAGGCTTTCGTCGATACTCGTCAACTAAAGCCTTGTCATGACTGGCGAGCTTGGGCAGACTCGAACTGCCGACCTACGGCTTAGGAGGCCGTCGCTCTATCCACTGAGCTACAAGCCCGCAAAAGGACACTGAGCAACTATAGCACAAAAAAAATAGCTGTCAAATCCGACATTGCGCCGCTTGGCGACGTTCGGATTGCCCTCGAGTCCCGGGCCACACACTGTCCTACACGGACGGGGGCCGCATCCAGCGTCCCGAGAAGATCCCGAAGAAGATCAGTTCCGGGCTCCTCGCCGTTCCTGGGCCCGGCCGCAGAGGTCCAGGAAAAGGCGATTCATGACCGGGATCGTTCTCAGAAGGTCCTCCGGGTGCCACTGCACGGCCACGATCAGGCCATCCGGGCTCTCGAAGGCCTCAACGACGCCGTCCTCGGCGCGGGCGGTAAGGGCAAGCCCCTTGCCCAGGGCCTTGACGGACTGGTGGTGCAGCGTGTTGGTGTAGACGCTCTCGGCCTCCAGGATGCGTCGAAGGCGGGAGTCCTGCTCGATCAAAACCCTGTGCGTCGGGGTGTCACGGCGCAGCTGTTGCGCATGCAGCAGGTTCTTCTCCTCGCGCTCTCCGATATCCTGGTAGAGGCTGCCGCCGCAGGCCACGTTCAGGAGCTGCATACCGCGGCAGATGCCCAGCATGGGAACACGGTGCTCCGACGCGTAGGCCGCCACATGGAACCAGAATGCGTCCAGCTCCGGCAGCACCGGACCCAGCGTCGCGTGGGGCGGCTCCCCGTAGTAGCGGGGGTCCACGTCCCATCCCCCAGGGAAAAGCAGGCCGTCACACAGGGCCAGTGCGGGGTCCGAAAGCCCGGGATCCTCGGGAACTGGCAGAATGACGGGGACACCGCCGTTACCGTCTATGGCCCGCACGCAGGCTGTGTTCGTGTAGCTGCGGTCGACACTCACAAAGTCGGGGTCCGGGTCTCGCCGAACGTTTCCCAGGATGCCGATGATGGGTTGGTGTCTCATGCGCCGGAATCTTCCTCCCACCCATACGGCTATTTCCCGTGCTCAATTCTGTGAATGAGGCGGTTGAGCAGGTGAATGACCTTTCCTGAGCTCCGGCGCAGAAGCCTGAAACAACGTTTTGCATTCTTGATGTCCCCGTTTTCGCAAAAGGCGGCGGCCTGTGCGGCCATCTCGTGCACCAGCCTGTGAGGGTGATCGAGCGCCTGGTACTCGGGCAGCCCCTTGAAGGGGTTGTCCGGGGCGTGATACCACTCCCCCAGCCGGCACTGCTCCGACGATCCGACCTCCTCATGTCGCAACTTTTCCTTTCCCTTAATCAGGTTGTCGATGCGCATCTTCCAGAGCAGGTGGTCGGACTTGGCCTTTTTGATCCGGCTCGTATCGGTGGGGCTCACGGGCGCTCCATCATCGACCCGAAAGACGG from uncultured Fretibacterium sp. includes:
- a CDS encoding gamma-glutamyl-gamma-aminobutyrate hydrolase family protein — encoded protein: MRHQPIIGILGNVRRDPDPDFVSVDRSYTNTACVRAIDGNGGVPVILPVPEDPGLSDPALALCDGLLFPGGWDVDPRYYGEPPHATLGPVLPELDAFWFHVAAYASEHRVPMLGICRGMQLLNVACGGSLYQDIGEREEKNLLHAQQLRRDTPTHRVLIEQDSRLRRILEAESVYTNTLHHQSVKALGKGLALTARAEDGVVEAFESPDGLIVAVQWHPEDLLRTIPVMNRLFLDLCGRAQERRGARN